One stretch of Chaetodon auriga isolate fChaAug3 chromosome 18, fChaAug3.hap1, whole genome shotgun sequence DNA includes these proteins:
- the eya4 gene encoding protein phosphatase EYA4 encodes MEASQDLSEQMVKKSHSESHVPDPSDARSMEMQDLASPHNRVGGGDSTGSKLDKNNLGSPSITTNGTGVKTEPMNNSDTVTTTGDTVLDTYAGSVITSSGYSPRSAHQYSPPLYPSKPYPHILSTPAAPPMPTYAGQPQFSSMQQSTVYTAYSQTGQPYGLSTYDLGVMLPGIKTESGLAQSQSPLQTGLSYSPGFTTPQPGQTAYSPYQMPGSSFTPSSGLYATNNSVSNPANYTATQQDYPSYTTFGQNQYAQYYSASTYGTYMTSNSVDGTGSTAAYQLQDPTPAMTGQAPELHPGDFDTVQSPSTPIKELDDRACRSGGSKSRGRGRKNNPSPPPDSDLERVFVWDLDETIIVFHSLLTGSYAQKYGKDPPMAVTLGLRMEEMIFNLADTHLFFNDLEECDQVHIDDVSSDDNGQDLSTYSFATDGFHAAATSANLCLATGVRGGVDWMRKLAFRYRRVKELYSTYKNNVGGLLGPAKRDAWLQLRAEVEALTDSWLTHALKSLSIISSRSNCVNVLVTTTQLIPALAKVLLYSLGSVFPIENIYSATKIGKESCFERIVSRFGTNITYVVIGDGKDEEHAASQHNMPFWRISSHSDLLALHQALEFEYL; translated from the exons GTGAAGAAATCACACAGTGAATCTCATGTTCCAGACCCTTCGGACGCCAG GTCTATGGAAATGCAGGACCTAGCCAGTCCTCATAACCGTGTGGGAGGTGGAGATTCAACAGGCTCCAAGCTGGACAAGAACAACCTTGGCAGCCCCTCCATCACCACCAATGGAACAGGAG TGAAAACAGAGCCTATGAACAACAGCGATACAGTCACTACCACAGGCGACACAGTATTGGACACATACGCAGGCTCAg tAATCACCAGCAGCGGGTACAGCCCTCGTTCAGCCCACCAGTACTCCCCTCCCCTCTACCCATCGAA GCCCTACCCTCACATTCTCTCCACACCGGCAGCCCCTCCCATGCCCACGTACGCCGGTCAACCCCAATtcagcagcatgcagcagtcCACCGTCTACACTGCTTACTCCCAGACAGGACAGCCGTACGGACTGTCCACCTATG ACCTCGGTGTGATGCTGCCGGGCATTAAGACGGAAAGCGGCCTGGCTCAGAGTCAGTCTCCGCTGCAGACAGGCCTCAGCTACAGCCCCGGCTTCACCACACCTCAGCCCGGACAGACTGCATACTCGCCCTATCAGATGCCAG GTTCCAGTTTCACTCCTTCCTCAGGCCTCTATGCCACCAACAACTCAGTGTCCAACCCCGCCAACTACACTGCCACACAGCAG GATTATCCCTCATACACGACGTTTGGCCAAAACCAGTATGCCCAGTATTATTCCGCCTCCACTTACGGGACTTACATGACCTCCAACAGCGTGGACGGCACAGGCTCCACGGCAGCCTACCAGCTGCAAGATCCCACCCCTGCCATGACCGGACAGGCTCCTGAGCTTCACCCAG GGGACTTTGATACGGTGCAGAGCCCCTCCACGCCCATCAAAGAGCTGGATGACCGAGCCTGCCGGAGTGGGGGGTCCAAGTCCCGGGGCAGGGGCCGCAAGAACAACCCGTCCCCTCCCCCTGATAGTGACCTGGAG AGGGTGTTTGTGTGGGATCTGGACGAGACTATCATCGTCTTCCACTCTCTGCTCACGGGCTCCTACGCGCAGAAATATGGCAAG GACCCTCCTATGGCTGTGACGCTGGGTCtgaggatggaggagatgaTCTTCAACTTGGCAGACACGCACTTATTCTTTAACGACCTGGAG gagtgtgATCAGGTACATATTGATGATGTGTCATCAGACGATAATGGCCAGGACTTAAG TACTTACAGTTTTGCAACTGATGGCTTCCATGCAGCTGCAACCAGCGCCAACCTGTGCCTGGCTACGGGTGTCCGCGGCGGGGTCGACTGGATGAGGAAACTGGCCTTCCGCTACCGACGGGTCAAAGAGTTGTATAGcacatacaaaaacaatgtgGGGG GTCTGCTGGGTCCTGCTAAGAGAGACGcgtggctgcagctcagagcagaggtggaggctCTGACTGACTCCTGGCTCACCCACGCGCTCAAGTCCCTGTCCATCATCAGCTCCAG GAGTaactgtgtaaatgtgttgGTGACCACAACGCAGCTCATACCAGCGCTGGCTAAAGTTCTCTTGTACAGTCTGGGCTCCGTTTTCCCCATCGAGAACATTTACAGCGCAACAAAAATAG GCAAAGAGAGCTGTTTTGAGCGTATAGTCTCCCGCTTTGGCACTAACATTACATATGTTGTGATTGGCGATGGGAAGGATGAAGAGCATGCGGCCAGCCAG CACAACATGCCTTTCTGGAGGATATCCAGCCACTCTGACCTGCTGGCACTACACCAAGCACTGGAGTTTGAGTACCTGTAA
- the rps12 gene encoding small ribosomal subunit protein eS12 has protein sequence MAEEGVAAGGVMDVNTALPEVLKTALIHDGLARGIREAAKALDKRQAHLCALAANCDEPMYVKLVEALCAEHQINLIKVDDNKKLGEWVGLCKIDREGKPRKVVGCSCVVVKDYGKESQAKDVIEEYFKSKK, from the exons CGTTGCTGCTGGAGGTGTCATGGATGTCAACACCGCTCTCCCTGAAGTGCTCAAGACCGCACTCATCCACGATGGCCTTGCCCGTGGTATCCGTGAGGCTGCCAAGGCCCTGGACAA GCGTCAGGCCCATCTCTGTGCCCTTGCCGCCAACTGCGACGAGCCCATGTACGTCAAGCTGGTGGAGGCCCTCTGCGCTGAGCATCAGATCAACCTGATAAAG gTTGATGACAACAAGAAGCTCGGGGAGTGGGTTGGTCTGTGCAAGATCGACCGTGAGGGCAAACCACGCAAGGTTGTGGGCTGCAGTTGTGTCGTTGTCAAG gattATGGCAAGGAGTCTCAAGCCAAGGATGTGATTGAGGAATACTTCAAAAGCAAGAAATAA